From the Labrus mixtus chromosome 17, fLabMix1.1, whole genome shotgun sequence genome, one window contains:
- the LOC132992020 gene encoding urea transporter 1-like — protein MDNNSQPSHDEGRVRSCFFSAVGLFTGDMRLCREWVKRQVLVIQLTDWIFRGVAQVMFVNNPLSGVLITCSLFLQNPWWALNGLLGTLISTVSAMLLGQNREAISAGLHGYNGTLVGMLMAVFSAKESWYWWLLLPNMFMSMLCPVVSSALSSVASKWDLPIFTLPFNILVCLHIAATGANHPFFPEVDIKPNHLHDSIQSLNISQLFLSVPVGVGQVYGCDSPWTGGLILLALLLSSPTICFHAMLGSAAGILSGLALAAPHKDIFSGLWGYNSALSCIAIGGVFYVLTWQTHLLAVICALFCAFMTAATSNLMSMLALPACTWPFCLSTLIFLLISSEIQDICRLPLSVVSYPEENRRYRRQLKALEKAQHCQQSSSQKEAQQRENSGPNVHLVVEMGCSE, from the exons ATGGACAACAACAGCCAGCCTTCACATGATGAAGGTCGAGTTCGCTCCTGTTTCTTCAGCGCTGTTGGGCTGTTCACCGGAGACATGAGACTCTGCAGAGAATGGGtgaaaa GACAGGTTTTGGTTATCCAACTGACGGACTGGATTTTCCGAGGGGTGGCCCAGGTCATGTTTGTTAACAACCCTCTCAGTGGAGTCCTCATCACATGCAGCCTTTTCCTGCAGAACCCCTGGTGGGCCCTGAATGGTCTTCTGGGGACCCTTATCTCCACTGTATCCGCAATGTTGCTAGGACAAAACAG GGAAGCCATATCAGCGGGTTTGCATGGCTACAACGGAACATTGGTCGGCATGCTGATGGCTGTTTTCTCCGCCAAAGAAAGTTGGTACTGGTGGCTGTTACTGCCAAATATGTTTATGTCCATGTTGTG CCCGGTGGTCTCCAGTGCCTTGTCCTCAGTCGCCAGCAAATGGGACCTCCCAATATTCACCCTTCCTTTTAATATTTTGGTGTGTCTACACATTGCAGCAACAGGAGCCAATCACCCCTTCTTCCCAGAG GTGGATATCAAGCCAAATCACCTCCATGACTCCATCCAAAGCCTCAATATCTCTCAG CTCTTCCTGTCAGTGCCAGTCGGTGTTGGCCAGGTGTACGGCTGCGACAGTCCTTGGACAGGAGGGCTCATCCTTCTGGCCCTGCTGCTTTCCTCACCAACTATCTGTTTCCACGCCATGTTGGGCTCAGCTGCTGGCATCCTGTCTG GACTTGCTCTGGCCGCTCCTCACAAGGACATTTTCTCAGGGTTGTGGGGATATAACAGTGCTCTATCCTGCATTGCCATTGGAGGTGTATTCTATGTCTTAACATGGCAAACCCATCTACTAGCTGTAATATGTG CTCTTTTCTGTGCATTCATGACTGCTGCGACCTCGAACCTGATGTCCATG CTCGCATTACCGGCCTGCACGTGGCCTTTCTGCCTGTCAactctcatcttcctcctcatttcctctgAGATCCAAGACATCTGCAGACTGCCTCTGTCTGTGGTCTCCTACCCCGAGGAAAATCGGCGCTACCGGAGACAATTAAAGGCCTTGGAGAAAGCTCAGCACtgtcagcagagcagcagccaaAAAGAGGCCCAGCAGAGGGAGAACAGTGGGCCAAATGTCCACTTGGTGGTGGAGATGGGCTGCAGTGAGTGA
- the zgc:122979 gene encoding dnaJ homolog subfamily B member 5 encodes MVLIWTQFGVKHKNVNVKCKVRVMHRGDSSGSSSSAEGTKSEQDTPCLSIKPTGKDFYKVLGVSPDSNEDEIKKAYRKMALKFHPDKNSDADAEDKFKEIAEAYEILTDPKKRSIYDQFGEEGLKSRMSMSGQGNVFRNNFHGDPHATFSSFFHGSDHFDIFFGPDGEGEDDLFNPFRRFPFTHVGGSAGCEGGLRRGQRRLQGQEVVHDLLVTLEEVMQGCTKHVKINRRRLNPDGRSMRSEDKVLNVVVKKGWKAGTKITFPREGDETPNSTPADITFILRDKEHTQYKREGSNIVFTAKITLKEALCGCTVNVPTIDNRMMPLPCSDVIKPGAVRRLRGEGLPLPKSPSQRGDLVVEFQVLFPDRIPPQSREIIKHSLGQC; translated from the exons ATGGTTCTCATCTGGACTCAATTCGGTGTGAAGCACAAAAATGTCAATGTCAAGTGCAAAGTGCGAGTTATGCACCGAGGTGACAGCTCTGGATCTTCTTCATCAGCG GAAGGTACCAAGTCAGAGCAGGACACGCCCTGCCTGTCAATAAAACCAACAGGCAAAGACTTCTACAAAGTCCTGGGCGTCTCCCCTGATTCCAACGAAGATGAGATCAAGAAGGCCTACAGGAAGATGGCCCTCAAGTTCCACCCCGACAAGAACAGCGACGCCGACGCAGAGGACAAGTTCAAAGAGATTGCAGAGGCCTATGAGATCCTCACTGACCCCAAGAAGAGAAGCATCTACGACCAGTTTGGAGAAGAAG GCCTTAAAAGCAGGATGTCAATGTCAGGCCAAGGCAACGTTTTCCGCAATAACTTCCATGGTGACCCCCATgccaccttctcctccttcttccacGGCTCCGACCACTTTGACATCTTCTTCGGCCCAGACGGTGAGGGCGAGGACGATCTCTTCAACCCCTTCAGACGCTTCCCCTTCACCCACGTGGGCGGGTCCGCCGGCTGTGAGGGCGGGCTTAGAAGAGGCCAGCGGCGGCTGCAGGGGCAAGAGGTGGTCCATGACCTGCTGGTGACCCTGGAGGAGGTGATGCAGGGCTGCACCAAGCACGTGAAGATCAACCGGCGCCGCCTCAACCCGGATGGGCGTAGCATGCGATCTGAGGACAAGGTGCTGAACGTGGTGGTGAAGAAAGGCTGGAAGGCGGGGACCAAGATCACATTCCCCAGGGAGGGAGACGAGACGCCAAACAGCACCCCAGCAGACATCACCTTCATCCTCAGGGACAAGGAGCACACACAGTACAAGAGGGAGGGCTCCAACATTGTCTTCACCGCAAAGATCACCCTCAAAGAG GCTCTCTGCGGCTGCACAGTTAACGTCCCAACAATCGACAACCGAATGATGCCTCTTCCATGCAGCGATGTGATCAAACCCGGTGCGGTGCGGCGGCTCAGGGGGGAAGGTCTACCCCTGCCCAAGAGCCCTTCCCAGCGAGGCGACTTGGTGGTGGAGTTCCAGGTGCTCTTTCCTGACAGGATCCCACCACAGTCCCGTGAGATCATCAAGCACAGCCTAGGCCAGTGCTAG
- the hwa gene encoding protein huluwa isoform X2 has protein sequence MSQISQTTATDLPEGYPVTNLTLVVLLLIPFVVILLLLNCLFLGYKFLILSKKNSRYMREDTEQMLLQSTLQRVRRLSDSGFPPLHDGRRAYMSLSEPVLPHPVTSSRASSRERASRQDHRIRLLRPDGATGSGSLRAPSTIRATSSASGFTPRLNLASGSTRTCSVSKAGWCKSAPVLPQSSGSEAETRVNLVPPNSPMETINGGHVQRSSTYDRLTGLSPGVAVHVFDKVDMECEFISVPLETSCVNTSAVGPGLDSDFGASAGVSLRILSADSDGLSNGVLASALEWDYYDPCYVKQNNLPKHKHHRPAMHTKQYWV, from the exons ATGTCGCAGATAAGTCAGACAACAGCAACAGATCTACCTGAGGGTTACCCTGTGACAAACCTAACTTTAGTGGTCCTTTTGCTCATACCCTTTGTGGTCATTTTGCTGCTGCTGAATTGCCTGTTTCTGGGCTACAAGTTTCTGATCCTGTCAAAGAAGAACAGCAGATACATGCGAGAGGACACAGAGCAGATGCTTTTACAGTCCACCCTGCAAAGAGTCAGGAGACTATCCGATTCGGGTTTCCCCCCGCTGCACGACGGGAGGAGAGCGTACATGTCTCTATCGGAGCCCGTCTTGCCACATCCCGTCACCTCATCCCGGGCTTCTTCCAGGGAGAGGGCCAGCAGGCAGGATCACAGGATCCGGCTTCTGAGGCCAGACGGTGCCACCGGTTCAGGGTCCCTGAGGGCGCCGAGCACCATCCGGGCCACTTCCTCCGCGTCTGGGTTCACCCCAAGACTGAACCTGGCCTCTGGCTCAACGCGGACTTGCAGCGTCAGTAAAGCTGGCTGGTGCAAAAGTGCTCCAGTGTTGCCGCAGTCCAGCGGTTCAGAGGCTGAGACCAGAGTGAACCTGGTTCCGCCAAACTCTCCAATG GAGACAATAAATGGAGGTCACGTTCAACGCAGCAGCACTTACGACAGGCTGACGGGTCTGAGCCCGGGTGTTGCGGTTCACGTGTTTGACAAAGTGGACATGGAGTGCGAGTTCATCAGCGTGCCTTTAGAGACGTCCTGTGTGAACACGTCTGCAGTGGGTCCTGGACTGGACAGCGACTTTGGTGCCAGTGCAG GAGTGTCCCTACGGATTCTGTCTGCAGACAGTGACGGCCTGTCTAACGGGGTTCTGGCCTCAGCCTTGGAGTGGGATTATTACGACCCGTGCTACGTCAAACAGAATAATCtacccaaacacaaacaccacagaCCTGCGATGCACACTAAACAGTACTGGGTGTGA
- the hwa gene encoding protein huluwa isoform X1, with product MSQISQTTATDLPEGYPVTNLTLVVLLLIPFVVILLLLNCLFLGYKFLILSKKNSRYMREDTEQMLLQSTLQRVRRLSDSGFPPLHDGRRAYMSLSEPVLPHPVTSSRASSRERASRQDHRIRLLRPDGATGSGSLRAPSTIRATSSASGFTPRLNLASGSTRTCSVSKAGWCKSAPVLPQSSGSEAETRVNLVPPNSPMQETINGGHVQRSSTYDRLTGLSPGVAVHVFDKVDMECEFISVPLETSCVNTSAVGPGLDSDFGASAGVSLRILSADSDGLSNGVLASALEWDYYDPCYVKQNNLPKHKHHRPAMHTKQYWV from the exons ATGTCGCAGATAAGTCAGACAACAGCAACAGATCTACCTGAGGGTTACCCTGTGACAAACCTAACTTTAGTGGTCCTTTTGCTCATACCCTTTGTGGTCATTTTGCTGCTGCTGAATTGCCTGTTTCTGGGCTACAAGTTTCTGATCCTGTCAAAGAAGAACAGCAGATACATGCGAGAGGACACAGAGCAGATGCTTTTACAGTCCACCCTGCAAAGAGTCAGGAGACTATCCGATTCGGGTTTCCCCCCGCTGCACGACGGGAGGAGAGCGTACATGTCTCTATCGGAGCCCGTCTTGCCACATCCCGTCACCTCATCCCGGGCTTCTTCCAGGGAGAGGGCCAGCAGGCAGGATCACAGGATCCGGCTTCTGAGGCCAGACGGTGCCACCGGTTCAGGGTCCCTGAGGGCGCCGAGCACCATCCGGGCCACTTCCTCCGCGTCTGGGTTCACCCCAAGACTGAACCTGGCCTCTGGCTCAACGCGGACTTGCAGCGTCAGTAAAGCTGGCTGGTGCAAAAGTGCTCCAGTGTTGCCGCAGTCCAGCGGTTCAGAGGCTGAGACCAGAGTGAACCTGGTTCCGCCAAACTCTCCAATG CAGGAGACAATAAATGGAGGTCACGTTCAACGCAGCAGCACTTACGACAGGCTGACGGGTCTGAGCCCGGGTGTTGCGGTTCACGTGTTTGACAAAGTGGACATGGAGTGCGAGTTCATCAGCGTGCCTTTAGAGACGTCCTGTGTGAACACGTCTGCAGTGGGTCCTGGACTGGACAGCGACTTTGGTGCCAGTGCAG GAGTGTCCCTACGGATTCTGTCTGCAGACAGTGACGGCCTGTCTAACGGGGTTCTGGCCTCAGCCTTGGAGTGGGATTATTACGACCCGTGCTACGTCAAACAGAATAATCtacccaaacacaaacaccacagaCCTGCGATGCACACTAAACAGTACTGGGTGTGA